The Bacteroidales bacterium sequence AAACATTTAATTGTTGGATTTGTGCCGTCTTTCCAATTGCTTTTCCGGCATTGGGATTCCAATCGGCGGGATTAACTTCACACTTTAAACTAAATTGACTGACTTTACCGTCTAAGGTAATCCGTGCCATAATGGGAGCTTTCCCATTGCTTTTGATTGCATTGCCTTTAATATAAAAAAGGACTTTGTACGTGCTTCGCATGTTTACTCATTTTTAATGGTTACAAAATTAAACTTTAATTCTGTCAAATGAGTCATTTCTTCTGTGCCAAATTACGACAAATCAACGCCTTATTGCGACTTTCGTTACCTATTTCAGTTTTCCAAAAATAGGTAACGATTTGGTAACTGAGCTTTGTCTGAAAATGGCTTTTAAATGTCTTGAGGAGGGTATAAAGAAAAAAGCCAAAAATCAGTAAATGTATTATCTTACAGAGTTTTGGCTTCGATTTTGTCCTTTTCCAGTGTCCTCGCAGGGACTCGAACCCTGGACCCATTGATTAAGAGTCAATTGCTCTACCAGCTGAGCTACGAAGACTTTTTTAGGCTGCAAAAATAATATTTTTTTGGCATTATGATGAATTTTTAAATAATTATTAAGAAGAGTAAGGAGATAAGAATAGGATTATTTTATTATTTCAGTACCTTATTAAACTTATATTCAAGCATATTACCGAATAAACAGAATTAAGCATTTCGGTTTTATTTGTTAATATTTAATTATTCTTGTAACTTCCCGTTTACCAACCGGACCGGGATGTGATTCCACTTCGAAACCTATGGTTTTCAGCATTCTTTTAAAGGAATTTTTTGCACAATATGTAACTATGACTCCTCCCGCTACTAAATGTTCTTTTAATTTCAAAAATATTTCTTCCGACCATAATTCCGGTTGTTTCGACGGGGAAAAGGCATCGTAATAAATCAAATCAAAATTATCCTTAAAATCAATTTCCTGCATCATTTTATTGATTTTAAACAAGTGAAAATTTTCATCAATCTTTATTTCTTCATTCCATTTCGAGATGTGAAGTTTCAGATAATCATTATTATCAATACTCAATAGTTCGCTGTAATTTAACTTCGATACGATATTAATATCTAAAGGAAAAGCTTCACAAGTTATATATTCGATATTAATTCCGTTCTCACGTGCAAAAATATATGTCAGAAAAGCATTCAATCCCGTTCCGAAACCCATTTCAAAAATCTTTAGACTTTCCCTTCCTTCAAAATATTTTAATCCGAGATTAATAAAAATATGACGGGATTCATTTACAGCACCGTTAACCGAATGATAGCTCTCTTCTAATTCCGGCACATATAAGGAGTTGGAATTATCTGAAGTTTTTATTATTTCAACCTTCATAGAATATTATGAAACTTTAAATTTCAGATTATATTCAAGGCACAGTTTAACAAACATCTGGGGATCGATGCCGCTACCGGAAACTTTTGTATCTACTACATAATTATGCTTTTTGTCGTATATCTCAATGTAAAGAGCGCAACTGCCCGGACATTGTCTTATATATGAGCTGAGATTTTCAATATATTCCGGAGTTATTTCCTGCGTTTCAACATACAAAATTACTTTTTTGGTTAATTTACTTAATACGGAATCCAAAAGCATAATCTCGGAAAACTTAAAAACATGTTCATTACTGCCTTTCCAGAATCTCGGTGCAACGTTACCCTTAATATAAATTAAACTTCCCGGTATAATAAAAGGCCCAAACCTAATATTATCTTCGGAAAATATTGCCATAGAAATATTCGTATCATAATCTTCAAGGACAAACCTGCTGTACTCATTGCCGTTTTTGTCGTAAGCCTTAGTAACATCGCCAACCATTGCGGCAAAAGTAAGATTAGGCATAGCTTTTGATTCGTCAAGAAGTTCTCTGACATTTGACAATGAACAATTTGTAAAATAATTTATTGTTGTTCTATATTGGTCAAGAGGATGACCTGAAAGATAGAAACCTATATTTTCTTTCTCAAGTTTCAACTTTTGAAGTAAGCCGAACTCCTTGCATTCGGGAAATTGAATCTCAAGATTTTCTTCCTGAACCTCACCGAATAAAGACATTTGCGGCGAATTCAAACGGTTTTTATAATCATTAATAAGTTTTAAAAAAGTATCAATAAATAACTGTCCGTCTTCTCTTTCCTTATACAGGAATTGTGCCCT is a genomic window containing:
- the mnmD gene encoding tRNA (5-methylaminomethyl-2-thiouridine)(34)-methyltransferase MnmD, coding for MKVEIIKTSDNSNSLYVPELEESYHSVNGAVNESRHIFINLGLKYFEGRESLKIFEMGFGTGLNAFLTYIFARENGINIEYITCEAFPLDINIVSKLNYSELLSIDNNDYLKLHISKWNEEIKIDENFHLFKINKMMQEIDFKDNFDLIYYDAFSPSKQPELWSEEIFLKLKEHLVAGGVIVTYCAKNSFKRMLKTIGFEVESHPGPVGKREVTRIIKY